The Deltaproteobacteria bacterium genomic interval TGATCCTCGACCTGTGCGACAACATGATGGGGCGCACCATCTGCCCGCTCTCGGACGCCGCGGCGATGCCCGCGCAGTCGTTCGTGTGGAAGTTCCGGGAGGAGTTCGACCGGCACATCGCCGAGCAGAAGTGCCCGTACGGGAACCGGTTCCTGTAGAGAGACCATGCCGAACCTGACCATCAACGGAATCGCGGTGGCCGTCCCCGACGGGACCACGATCCTCAACGCCGCGAAGACGATCGGCGTGCATGTCCCGCACTACTGCTACCATCCGAGGCTCTCGATCGCCGGGAACTGCCGCATGTGCCTGGTGGAAGTCGAGAAGTTCCCGAAGCTGCAGACCGCCTGCTCCACGGTGGTGACGGAGGGGATGATCGTCCGCACCGACACGGAGAAGGTCCGCAAGGCGGTCACCGGGGTGCTCGAGCTGATCCTCATCCACCACCCGATCGACTGCCCGATCTGCGACCAGGCGGGGGAGTGCGGGCTGCAGAACTACTACATGACGTACGGGCTGCACAAGAGCCGGTACGCCCTCGAGGACAAGGTCCACAAGAAGAAGGTCCAGGACATCGGGGGGCAGATCGTCCTCGACGCCGAGCGGTGCATCCTCTGTTCCCGCTGCGTGCGGTTCCTGGACGAGGTGACGCAGACCCGGGAGCTGCACATCTTCAGCCGCGGGGACCACTCCGAGATCTCCGTCTTCCCCGGACGGCCGTTGTCCAACGACTACACCGGGAACCTCGCGGACATCTGCCCCGTGGGCGCGCTCACCAGCAAGGATTTCCGGTTCAAGTGCCGCGTCTGGTTCCTGAAAGGGGCCGAGTCGATCTGCACCGGCTGCTCCAACGGCTGCAACGTCGAGGCGCACTTCAAGGGGGACATCCTCTACCGGTTGAAGCCCCGGGAGAACGAGGCGGTCAACCGGTCCTGGATGTGCGACTTCGGACGGCTCGAGTACAAGAAGGCGAACGACGCCCGCCTGCTCGCCCCGTTCGTCCGCGAGGGCGGCGCGGAGAAGGCCGTGTCGTGGGGCGCGCTGGTCCCGCGCGTCGCCCTCGAGCTTTCGCGGGCGGCGGAGGCCGGCCCCGACGCGGCGGCCGTGATCGCATCGCCGCAGCTGTCCAACGAGGAGCTGTACCTGGCCCGGCGGATCGCGACCGAGCTGCTCGGCACCCGGAACCTGGCCTTCACCCACCGGGCGCCGGGGGACGGGTTCGAGGACGGCTTCCTGATCCGCGCGGACAAGAATCCCAACAGCCGCGGGGCGCGGCTCCTCGGGATCCCCGACGGGGCGGCGTTCGACGCGCTGGTCGAACGGATCGCGGCGGGAACGGTGCGGGCCCTCCTGGTGTTCGGAAACGTCGTGGGATCGTTCACGGAGGCGGAGACGGCGGCCCTGCTGTCGAAGGTCCCGTTCGTCGCGCAGGTCGGGACCAACGACGGGCCCGTGTCGAAGGTCGCGACGGCGGTGATGCCGTCCGCCTCCTTCGCGGAGCGCGGGGGCACCTTCACCAGCCACGCGGGACGCGTGCAGCGGTTCCGCGCCGGATTCGCGCCGCGCGGGAAGGCCAGGAACACGGTCGATCTCCTCGTGGAGCTCGCGAACCGGATGGGGGCCGGCTGGACCTTCGCCGGCGAGGCGTCCGTGTTCCACGCGCTGTCCGCGACCGAGGCCCCGTTCGCCGGGATGACGTACGAATCGGTCGGAAGCCAAGGCCAGGAGTGCAAGCCATGAGCACCGCCCTCTTCGACCTGGTCGTCGCGGTCGCCCGGATCGGGGTGTTCTTCTCGTTCTGCTTCGGCCTGCTCGTGGTGATGACCTGGGTGGAGCGGAAAGGCTCCGCCTACATCCAGGACCGGCGGGGGCCCAACCGCGCCGACATCCTCGGGGTGCGGGCGTGGGGGCTGTTCCACCCGCTGGCGGACGCGTTGAAGTTCCTCTTCAA includes:
- a CDS encoding (2Fe-2S)-binding protein, yielding MPNLTINGIAVAVPDGTTILNAAKTIGVHVPHYCYHPRLSIAGNCRMCLVEVEKFPKLQTACSTVVTEGMIVRTDTEKVRKAVTGVLELILIHHPIDCPICDQAGECGLQNYYMTYGLHKSRYALEDKVHKKKVQDIGGQIVLDAERCILCSRCVRFLDEVTQTRELHIFSRGDHSEISVFPGRPLSNDYTGNLADICPVGALTSKDFRFKCRVWFLKGAESICTGCSNGCNVEAHFKGDILYRLKPRENEAVNRSWMCDFGRLEYKKANDARLLAPFVREGGAEKAVSWGALVPRVALELSRAAEAGPDAAAVIASPQLSNEELYLARRIATELLGTRNLAFTHRAPGDGFEDGFLIRADKNPNSRGARLLGIPDGAAFDALVERIAAGTVRALLVFGNVVGSFTEAETAALLSKVPFVAQVGTNDGPVSKVATAVMPSASFAERGGTFTSHAGRVQRFRAGFAPRGKARNTVDLLVELANRMGAGWTFAGEASVFHALSATEAPFAGMTYESVGSQGQECKP